Proteins from a single region of Syntrophales bacterium:
- a CDS encoding efflux RND transporter periplasmic adaptor subunit, giving the protein MKKVSRWGWEAAIVAAACLGLFAGAAAAADLRGILEPSEDIAVSSQVPGIIEEFAVERGDRITKGQVLVRLKAGVEKAQAELAQQRYEFAKRKLERNKDLYQKQLISIHEKDEMETELRIMELQYQEATEKYKLRIILSPVDGVVVKRTLSPGEYVGEGAIMTIARVDPINVEIIAPAGLYGSIRKGMSAEVRPEKPAGSVYRGKVVVVDPVIDAASGTFGIRVELPNPKHAIPAGLNCRVRIYGR; this is encoded by the coding sequence ATGAAAAAAGTATCCCGATGGGGATGGGAGGCGGCGATCGTGGCCGCGGCATGCCTGGGCCTCTTTGCCGGTGCGGCGGCGGCGGCGGATTTGAGGGGCATCCTCGAACCGAGCGAGGATATCGCGGTCAGCAGCCAGGTGCCCGGCATTATCGAGGAATTTGCGGTCGAGCGGGGGGACCGCATTACCAAGGGCCAGGTTCTCGTGCGGCTGAAGGCGGGGGTGGAGAAGGCCCAGGCGGAACTGGCGCAGCAGCGCTATGAGTTCGCGAAGCGGAAGCTCGAGCGGAACAAGGACCTCTACCAGAAGCAGCTCATCTCGATCCACGAGAAGGACGAGATGGAGACGGAACTCAGGATCATGGAGCTGCAGTACCAGGAGGCGACGGAGAAGTACAAGCTGCGCATCATCCTCAGCCCCGTCGACGGCGTCGTGGTGAAGCGGACCCTCAGTCCCGGCGAGTATGTCGGTGAGGGGGCCATCATGACCATCGCCCGCGTGGATCCGATCAACGTCGAGATCATCGCACCAGCCGGACTGTACGGATCGATCCGGAAGGGCATGTCGGCGGAGGTCCGGCCGGAGAAGCCCGCGGGCAGCGTCTACCGCGGCAAGGTGGTCGTCGTCGATCCCGTGATCGACGCCGCCAGCGGCACCTTCGGCATCCGCGTGGAGCTGCCCAATCCGAAGCATGCGATTCCGGCGGGGTTGAATTGTCGCGTCAGAATATACGGCCGCTGA
- a CDS encoding putative molybdenum carrier protein yields the protein MITRLISGGQTGADRAALDFAIQRGIPHGGWVPRGRKTEAGPLPDRYRLQETASGAYAERTEKNVLLADGTLIISRGSLKGGSLLTKELAERHGRSWMHADLDRGSVEEAAERIRGWIRDRSIGVLNVAGPRASQDPEIYKAVRGVLEAVFAGSGRAAMGDGT from the coding sequence ATGATCACCCGCCTCATCTCCGGCGGCCAGACCGGTGCCGACCGGGCCGCCCTGGATTTCGCCATCCAGCGGGGCATTCCCCACGGGGGATGGGTTCCCCGTGGCAGGAAGACCGAGGCCGGGCCGCTTCCGGATCGGTATCGCCTGCAGGAAACGGCCTCGGGCGCCTACGCGGAGCGGACGGAAAAGAACGTCCTCCTGGCCGATGGAACCCTGATCATATCGAGGGGAAGCCTGAAAGGCGGCTCGCTCCTGACGAAGGAGCTGGCGGAGCGCCACGGCCGTTCCTGGATGCATGCCGACCTGGACCGCGGGTCCGTGGAGGAGGCCGCCGAGAGGATCCGGGGCTGGATCCGCGACCGGTCGATCGGCGTCCTGAACGTCGCCGGCCCCCGGGCCAGCCAGGACCCGGAGATCTACAAGGCGGTGCGAGGGGTCCTGGAGGCGGTCTTTGCCGGGTCCGGAAGGGCGGCAATGGGAGACGGGACATGA
- a CDS encoding glycerate kinase, with protein MKSDAQDIFRAALRAVDPFECVRRHAGRVEARLREERCGRLAVVAFGKAACAMTRGLLESLPGCDAPGIVVTKYGHASGTVLPERIAVFEAGHPVPDENGVSATVRAVDLARSAGADTLVTCLVSGGGSALLAAPCEGVTLGEKQEMTRLLLDAGADIVELNTVRKHVSRVKGGRLAEDAAPAGVMSLILSDVIGDRLDSIASGPTAPDETTYGEALRVLERYRLAGRVPGSVLRTLERGALGEIPETPKPGSPLFERVENVIVGSNRLALEAAQEKAREMGYEVVVLTSELRGEARDAARLLAGKAREARSGRTGGGRPLCLISGGETTVTVRGNGTGGRNTELALAFALEIEGLDGITLLSAGTDGTDGPTDAAGAFADGNTAVEARRAGLDPEAFLGNNDSYHFFKKAGGLLVTGPTGTNVMDIQILLLR; from the coding sequence ATGAAGAGCGACGCTCAGGACATTTTCCGTGCAGCCCTCCGGGCGGTGGACCCGTTCGAGTGCGTCCGCCGTCATGCCGGCCGGGTCGAGGCCCGTCTCCGGGAGGAGCGCTGCGGGAGGCTGGCCGTCGTCGCCTTCGGGAAAGCCGCCTGCGCCATGACGCGGGGTCTCCTGGAAAGCCTGCCCGGCTGTGATGCCCCGGGAATCGTCGTCACGAAATACGGCCATGCCTCCGGCACCGTTCTGCCGGAGCGGATCGCCGTCTTCGAGGCGGGCCATCCCGTGCCGGATGAAAACGGGGTGTCGGCGACGGTCCGGGCCGTCGATCTCGCCCGCTCCGCCGGGGCGGACACCCTGGTTACCTGCCTCGTCTCCGGCGGCGGCTCGGCCCTCCTGGCTGCGCCTTGCGAAGGTGTCACCCTCGGGGAGAAACAGGAGATGACCCGGCTCCTGCTCGATGCCGGGGCGGACATCGTGGAGCTGAACACCGTGCGGAAGCACGTGTCCCGGGTGAAGGGGGGGCGCCTCGCGGAGGATGCCGCACCCGCCGGTGTGATGTCACTGATCCTCTCCGACGTGATCGGCGACCGGCTGGACTCCATCGCCTCCGGTCCGACGGCACCCGACGAAACCACCTACGGCGAAGCCCTTCGGGTCCTTGAGCGTTACCGTCTTGCCGGGCGGGTCCCCGGCAGTGTTCTCCGGACACTGGAGCGGGGGGCCCTGGGGGAGATCCCCGAGACGCCCAAGCCGGGATCGCCCCTCTTCGAACGGGTGGAAAACGTCATTGTCGGGAGCAACCGGCTGGCCCTGGAAGCCGCGCAGGAGAAGGCCCGGGAGATGGGCTACGAGGTGGTTGTCCTGACGTCGGAGCTGCGGGGCGAGGCCCGGGACGCGGCCCGCCTGCTGGCGGGGAAGGCCCGGGAGGCCCGCTCCGGAAGGACGGGCGGCGGCCGGCCCCTCTGCCTGATCTCCGGCGGGGAGACCACCGTGACGGTGAGGGGAAACGGAACCGGCGGGCGCAATACGGAGCTGGCCCTGGCCTTCGCCCTCGAAATCGAGGGGCTGGACGGGATCACGCTCCTCTCCGCCGGCACGGACGGAACGGACGGTCCCACCGACGCGGCCGGGGCCTTTGCGGACGGGAATACCGCCGTCGAGGCCCGCCGGGCCGGGCTCGATCCGGAGGCCTTCCTCGGGAACAACGACTCTTATCATTTTTTCAAAAAGGCCGGAGGGCTCCTGGTGACGGGGCCGACCGGCACCAACGTCATGGACATCCAGATCCTGCTTCTCCGTTAG
- a CDS encoding amidohydrolase, with translation MQCFENGVFVSCEDENRVFSVLVEDGGRILFTGDEVPGMYRDVPSRVDLGGACAVPAFGDTHLHFASYALFQATLDVRDARNFSELGEAVRAYGEANPREKVILAFGSSAHTVEERRLPNRRDLDTVTSRPLLIVKYDGHAAMANSALLAKLPPAVARRPGFEGEDGWLFQEAFYEGVNAITKSVSPLQLFRNLIGGNDALAEKGIGFAHTSEGVGFPLDLDVDLMRLAARGLPLDYTVFFQTLEVKKALRRKLPRIGGCFATALDGCFGSEDAALREPYSNGTGNRGVLFYDQDRVDAFVREANRAGLQVALHAIGDAAVEQAVHAFEAALADFPRTDHRHIVIHADLIPEPLLDRAARLGLCLAVQPAFLDWKQEPMEYLERILGDRADSLIPLKSMLDRGLTVAAGSDAPCTLPDPMAGIHAACNHPNPAERVSVLDALRMHTSRAARLSFDEEKRGTLTEGKLADFALLGANLLETPAERLRDIGVTGLYLRGKPFERKIRGPLDLLLGALGGKG, from the coding sequence ATGCAGTGCTTCGAAAACGGCGTCTTTGTCTCCTGCGAGGACGAAAACCGCGTCTTTTCCGTTCTTGTCGAGGACGGCGGCCGGATCCTCTTCACCGGCGACGAGGTCCCGGGGATGTACCGCGATGTACCGTCCCGGGTCGATCTCGGGGGAGCCTGCGCCGTTCCCGCCTTCGGGGACACGCACCTCCACTTCGCCTCCTACGCCCTGTTCCAGGCAACCCTGGACGTCCGCGACGCCCGGAACTTCTCCGAGCTGGGCGAGGCCGTCCGCGCCTACGGGGAGGCCAACCCGCGGGAAAAGGTCATCCTGGCCTTCGGCTCCTCCGCCCACACGGTGGAGGAGCGGCGGCTGCCGAACCGGCGCGATCTCGACACCGTCACCTCCCGGCCGCTCCTCATCGTGAAGTACGACGGCCACGCGGCCATGGCCAACTCAGCGCTCCTGGCGAAACTCCCCCCTGCCGTAGCCAGAAGGCCCGGCTTCGAGGGGGAGGACGGATGGCTCTTCCAGGAGGCCTTTTACGAGGGCGTGAACGCCATCACGAAGTCTGTCTCGCCGCTTCAGCTCTTCCGGAACCTCATCGGCGGGAACGACGCCCTCGCCGAAAAGGGGATCGGCTTCGCCCACACCTCCGAGGGCGTCGGGTTTCCCCTCGATCTCGACGTCGACCTGATGCGCCTTGCCGCCCGGGGGCTCCCCCTGGATTACACGGTCTTCTTCCAGACGCTGGAGGTCAAAAAGGCCCTCCGCCGGAAGCTGCCGCGCATCGGCGGCTGCTTCGCCACGGCCCTGGACGGCTGTTTCGGCTCCGAGGACGCGGCCCTCCGGGAGCCGTACTCGAACGGCACGGGCAATCGGGGCGTCCTGTTCTACGACCAGGACCGCGTTGATGCCTTCGTCAGGGAGGCGAACCGGGCGGGCCTCCAGGTGGCCCTCCACGCCATCGGCGACGCCGCCGTCGAGCAGGCCGTCCACGCCTTCGAGGCGGCCCTGGCGGACTTCCCGAGGACGGATCACCGCCACATCGTGATCCACGCGGACCTCATCCCGGAGCCCCTCCTGGACCGGGCCGCCCGGCTGGGACTCTGCCTCGCCGTCCAGCCCGCCTTCCTGGACTGGAAGCAGGAGCCCATGGAATACCTGGAGCGCATCCTGGGGGACCGGGCCGACAGCCTGATTCCCCTGAAGAGCATGCTCGACCGCGGCCTTACCGTGGCCGCCGGCTCCGACGCCCCCTGCACCCTGCCGGACCCCATGGCGGGCATCCACGCCGCCTGCAACCACCCGAACCCGGCGGAGCGCGTCTCTGTTCTCGACGCGCTCCGGATGCACACGAGCCGGGCCGCCCGGCTGTCCTTCGACGAGGAGAAGCGGGGGACCCTGACGGAGGGAAAGCTCGCCGACTTCGCTCTCCTCGGCGCGAACCTGCTGGAGACGCCGGCGGAGAGGCTCCGGGACATCGGGGTGACGGGCCTGTACCTGAGGGGGAAGCCCTTTGAAAGGAAGATCCGGGGCCCCCTGGATCTCCTCCTGGGGGCCCTCGGAGGGAAGGGCTGA
- a CDS encoding acyl-CoA dehydrogenase has protein sequence MSGVIVDERDQRFVLYEMLGIDSLFRTERYGAFSRDLFDMALKEAEKYGTEVLFPTLREGDRVGCRLENGSVSVPPGFRRCYELYRDGGWISMIASPEAGGQGFPLVMEVAAKEWFVHNDAFLSYPYLTQGAAHLIEVYGTDDQKRRYMDKMYAGIWAGTMCLTEADAGSDVGNIKTKAFRQPDGTFRIQGTKQFITSGDHDLTENIIHPVLARIEGDPPGTGGISIFLVPKFLVNGDGTPGRRNDYAVTAIEEKMGLHGSATCVLSFGDEGNCYAELLGEERQGMKVMFQLMNEARIGVGLQSLAVSSAAYLHAVRYARERLQGSALEEMKNPEAPRVPILRHADVRRMLLWMKAHVEGIRMLVYFTALLADRVRSDPDEAARESGRGMIEVLTPICKAYCSDSAFRVTETAVQVYGGYGFCSEYPVEQFMRDLKIASIWEGTNGIQALDLVGRKLGMKKGLYFMSLLGEMSKTVGECRNHETLGDLAADVQEAANLLAELAMFFASSARAGKFMIPVGNAYPFLMLMGKVVLGWLLLWGAGVAEKSLAALAVAAGVNASDPAARSAWIDGDAEASFYAGKIAAARYFIKHVLPEAGATAKAIRSEDLSMLDIPDGGFAR, from the coding sequence ATGTCGGGTGTGATCGTCGACGAGCGGGACCAGCGGTTCGTGCTCTACGAGATGCTGGGCATCGATTCCCTGTTCCGGACGGAGCGCTACGGCGCCTTCTCCCGGGACCTCTTCGACATGGCCCTGAAGGAGGCGGAGAAGTACGGCACGGAGGTCCTCTTCCCGACGCTCCGCGAGGGTGACCGGGTGGGGTGCCGCCTGGAGAACGGAAGCGTGTCCGTGCCGCCGGGATTCCGCCGCTGCTATGAGCTCTACCGGGACGGGGGCTGGATCAGCATGATCGCCTCCCCCGAGGCGGGCGGCCAGGGCTTTCCGCTGGTCATGGAGGTGGCCGCCAAGGAGTGGTTCGTCCACAACGACGCTTTCCTCTCCTACCCCTACCTCACGCAGGGGGCGGCCCACCTGATCGAGGTCTACGGAACGGACGACCAGAAGCGGCGCTACATGGACAAGATGTACGCCGGAATCTGGGCCGGCACCATGTGCCTCACCGAGGCCGACGCGGGGAGCGACGTGGGCAACATCAAGACGAAGGCCTTCCGCCAGCCCGACGGGACGTTCCGCATCCAGGGGACCAAGCAGTTCATCACCAGCGGGGACCACGACCTGACGGAGAACATCATCCACCCGGTGCTTGCCCGCATCGAGGGGGACCCGCCCGGGACGGGGGGCATCTCCATCTTCCTCGTCCCCAAGTTCCTGGTGAACGGCGACGGCACCCCGGGGCGGCGGAACGACTACGCCGTCACCGCCATCGAGGAGAAGATGGGCCTCCACGGAAGCGCCACCTGCGTCCTGTCCTTCGGCGACGAGGGGAACTGTTATGCGGAGCTCCTGGGCGAGGAGCGGCAGGGCATGAAGGTCATGTTCCAGCTCATGAACGAGGCCCGCATCGGCGTCGGCCTCCAGTCCCTGGCAGTCTCGTCCGCCGCCTATCTCCATGCCGTCCGCTACGCCCGGGAGAGGCTACAGGGCTCGGCCCTGGAGGAGATGAAAAACCCCGAGGCCCCCCGGGTCCCCATCCTCCGCCACGCCGACGTGCGGCGCATGCTCCTGTGGATGAAGGCCCACGTGGAGGGGATCCGCATGCTCGTCTACTTCACGGCCCTCCTGGCCGACCGGGTCCGGTCCGACCCCGACGAGGCGGCCCGGGAGAGCGGACGGGGCATGATCGAGGTCCTGACGCCGATCTGCAAGGCCTACTGCTCCGACTCGGCCTTCCGGGTCACCGAGACGGCGGTCCAGGTCTACGGAGGCTACGGGTTCTGCTCCGAGTACCCCGTCGAGCAGTTCATGCGGGACCTCAAGATCGCCTCCATCTGGGAGGGCACCAACGGCATCCAGGCGCTGGACCTGGTGGGGCGGAAGCTCGGCATGAAGAAGGGCCTCTATTTCATGAGCCTCCTCGGGGAGATGTCGAAGACTGTCGGGGAATGCCGGAACCACGAAACGCTTGGGGACCTGGCGGCGGACGTCCAGGAGGCGGCGAACCTGCTGGCGGAGCTTGCGATGTTCTTCGCCTCCTCGGCCAGGGCGGGAAAGTTCATGATCCCCGTGGGCAACGCCTACCCGTTCCTGATGCTGATGGGAAAGGTGGTCCTGGGGTGGCTTCTGCTCTGGGGCGCCGGCGTGGCGGAGAAGAGCCTGGCGGCGCTGGCCGTGGCGGCGGGAGTAAATGCATCGGACCCGGCCGCACGGTCCGCCTGGATCGACGGCGACGCGGAAGCGTCCTTCTATGCCGGGAAAATCGCGGCGGCCCGCTATTTCATCAAGCACGTCCTGCCGGAGGCCGGCGCCACGGCGAAGGCGATCCGGAGCGAGGACCTGTCGATGCTGGACATCCCCGACGGCGGCTTCGCCCGCTGA
- a CDS encoding dihydrodipicolinate synthase family protein, translated as MKTVPETRQAWMRGLFPGGIPRLWCPLLTHYGPDGSIDFGRMEAHLDAISPWIGGYLIPGSTGDGWELDEEETLRVTEFALSQARRRGSRLLIGVLRGKTEDVLRTLSGLLKITGRPAGKAGEEKTIRGWADRGIAGFTVCPPAGNSLTQAEIEAGLTAVLDLGLPTALYQLPQVTESETAPETFARLAAKYPRLVFFKDSSGADRIAASAVDKGGVFLVRGAEGDYARWLREAGGPYDGFLLSTANCFARELSEVVKGMETDDERTAVMLSRRLTDTINEVFTLVRPLPWGNAFTNANKAMDHFLAFGPAADLGRGPMLHARERIPGDVLAATREVLRRQALLPVKGYLA; from the coding sequence ATGAAGACCGTTCCGGAAACTCGGCAGGCCTGGATGCGGGGCCTGTTTCCCGGGGGGATCCCCCGCCTGTGGTGCCCCCTTCTCACCCACTACGGCCCGGACGGCTCCATCGACTTCGGCCGCATGGAGGCCCACCTGGACGCAATCTCTCCCTGGATCGGGGGGTACCTGATCCCCGGCTCGACGGGAGACGGCTGGGAACTGGACGAGGAGGAGACGCTCCGGGTGACGGAGTTCGCCCTGTCCCAGGCCCGCCGGCGCGGCTCCCGCCTCCTCATCGGCGTGCTGCGCGGGAAAACGGAGGACGTGCTGCGCACCCTGTCGGGTCTGCTGAAGATCACGGGCCGGCCGGCCGGGAAAGCCGGAGAAGAGAAAACAATCCGCGGCTGGGCGGACCGCGGCATTGCCGGCTTCACCGTCTGCCCTCCCGCCGGCAATTCCCTCACACAGGCGGAGATCGAGGCGGGCCTCACGGCGGTCCTCGACCTCGGCCTCCCGACGGCCCTGTACCAGCTTCCCCAGGTAACGGAAAGCGAGACCGCGCCGGAGACCTTCGCCCGCCTCGCGGCAAAATATCCCCGCCTCGTCTTCTTCAAGGACTCCAGCGGCGCGGACCGGATCGCTGCCTCCGCCGTCGACAAGGGTGGGGTTTTCCTCGTCCGGGGCGCCGAGGGGGACTACGCCCGGTGGCTCCGGGAAGCCGGCGGTCCCTATGACGGCTTCCTCCTCAGCACGGCCAACTGCTTCGCACGCGAATTGAGCGAGGTGGTCAAAGGAATGGAAACGGATGACGAGCGGACCGCCGTGATGCTTTCCCGGCGCCTGACGGACACGATCAACGAGGTCTTCACCCTCGTCCGGCCGCTTCCGTGGGGCAACGCCTTCACCAACGCCAACAAGGCCATGGACCATTTCCTGGCCTTCGGTCCCGCGGCGGACCTCGGGCGTGGCCCGATGCTGCACGCGAGGGAGCGCATCCCCGGAGACGTCCTGGCGGCAACCCGGGAGGTCCTCCGGCGCCAGGCCCTGCTGCCCGTGAAGGGCTACCTGGCATGA
- a CDS encoding cupin domain-containing protein, which yields MKITRLDQLEKNPMAMEGVKDVWKQVPLGKADGVPVFSFRVFTILPGGHTPYHTHPFEHMNYFIEGEGAVVLESGEERPVKKGDFVLVLPGEKHRYRNTAPDAPLVMICAVPKEYE from the coding sequence ATGAAAATTACCCGTCTCGACCAGCTGGAGAAGAACCCCATGGCGATGGAGGGGGTCAAGGACGTCTGGAAGCAGGTTCCCCTGGGAAAGGCCGACGGAGTTCCGGTGTTCTCGTTCCGGGTCTTCACCATCCTGCCCGGCGGGCACACGCCCTACCACACCCACCCCTTCGAGCACATGAACTACTTCATCGAGGGGGAAGGGGCCGTCGTCCTGGAGAGCGGCGAGGAACGGCCCGTGAAGAAGGGAGACTTCGTCCTCGTTCTCCCCGGGGAGAAGCACCGCTACAGGAACACCGCCCCGGACGCGCCGCTCGTCATGATCTGCGCCGTGCCGAAGGAGTACGAGTAG